TGCGAGATGTGTGGCAATTTAGTGCCATAGCTCCATGGGAAAAAATTAATGGCAAACACCCTACCCAAAAACCACTACCTTTACTTGTTAGATTAATCTTAATGGCAAGTAATGAAAATTCGTTAATTTGCGATCCATTTAGTGGAAGTTCGACTACAGGGATTGCAGCTAATTTATTAAATAGAAAATTTATAGGTTTTGAAAAAGAAGATGAATTTATTAAAATTTCCGTAAATCGCAAAATAGAGCTAGAGAAAAATTTTCAAATAATCAAAAATAAAATTAACGATTTGAAAGTTTTAACAAAAGCAAATTTATTTCAAGAGAGAATGATATGAAACTAGCTATTATAGATACAGGTTGTGCGAATTTGGCTTCTCTTGCTTTTGCACTTGAGCGTTTAGGGCAAAAAAGTATTATCACGCATGATTTAAAAGAACTCTCACAAGCAGATAAGCTTTTGCTTCCTGGGGTTGGCACAGCAGCCAAAGCAATGGCTAATCTAAAAGCACTTAATTTAGAAAATTTTATCCAAACCACCACAAAACCACTTTTAGGCATTTGTCTTGGTATGCAGATTTTGGGTGAATTTTCAGAAGAATTAGATCAAAAAACACTTGGTATTATGCCCTTTAAGACGCAAAAATTCCAAGAAAAAGCAAATTTTACTTTCCCGCACATGGGATGGAATCAAGTCTTTAGCTCACATGAGCTTTTTAAAGGCTTAGATGGGGCGTATTTTTATTTTGTGCATAGTTATTGTGTGAGTTTAAATGAATACACCATTGCAGAGTGTGAATACTCTACTAAATTTAGTGCAAGTTTAAGCAAAGACAATTTTTATGGCGTGCAGTTTCACCCTGAAAGAAGTGGCGAAGCGGGTGAAGTGTTATTAAAAAATTTTATAAATATGTAGGTAAAAATGCAAACTCAAATCATTCCAGCATTAGACTTAATAGATGGCAAGGTAGTAAGGCTTTATAAAGGTGATTATGCTAAAAAACAAGAATACAGCTTTGATCCTTTGACTAAATTTCAAGAGTATGAAGCTCAAGGGGTTGATTGGCTTCATTTGGTGGATTTAAGCGGTGCAAAAGATCCTAGCAAAAGACAACTAAAACTCATAGAAAAGCTAGCCTCTAAAATCAAAGTAAATTTACAAGTAGGCGGGGGAATTCGCACTAAAGATGAGATTAAAGCTTTGTTTGAAAGTGGTGTAAAACGCGTGGTTATAGGCTCTTTAGCGGTTAAAAACAAAACCTTTACACAAGAACTTTTAGATGAATTTGGTGTAGAAAATATAGTCTTAGCGCTTGATAGCATTT
The genomic region above belongs to Campylobacter peloridis LMG 23910 and contains:
- the hisH gene encoding imidazole glycerol phosphate synthase subunit HisH — protein: MKLAIIDTGCANLASLAFALERLGQKSIITHDLKELSQADKLLLPGVGTAAKAMANLKALNLENFIQTTTKPLLGICLGMQILGEFSEELDQKTLGIMPFKTQKFQEKANFTFPHMGWNQVFSSHELFKGLDGAYFYFVHSYCVSLNEYTIAECEYSTKFSASLSKDNFYGVQFHPERSGEAGEVLLKNFINM
- the hisA gene encoding 1-(5-phosphoribosyl)-5-[(5-phosphoribosylamino)methylideneamino]imidazole-4-carboxamide isomerase, whose translation is MQTQIIPALDLIDGKVVRLYKGDYAKKQEYSFDPLTKFQEYEAQGVDWLHLVDLSGAKDPSKRQLKLIEKLASKIKVNLQVGGGIRTKDEIKALFESGVKRVVIGSLAVKNKTFTQELLDEFGVENIVLALDSICIKDEFFVAIDAWSKTSDENLFELLNFYKNVKHILCTDISKDGTMSGANITLYKALHEKFPHLQTQASGGVASLEDFKKLNGIVSGIIVGKALLDKEFSIKEAKECLQNA